A part of Diachasmimorpha longicaudata isolate KC_UGA_2023 chromosome 11, iyDiaLong2, whole genome shotgun sequence genomic DNA contains:
- the LOC135167207 gene encoding importin-4-like, with protein MEEILAKLLVADNAVIQQGTLELRAALAKPESTPMLCELIVSSGNPEIRQYAALLLRKRYTKVNHWNKLPVEIRTQVKSILLQGLVNEPHRGVKNGIAQLIGVIVKHEIPHNTWPEIFQFIQQLVTSDNMSEKELGMYTLATMTEMAPEVYLAHAGSLMTLLGQTFSGLQDLGTPVAFYIIQTMLHLTPLVENNQVMVNAYNQMIPMAMSAVQALTVTNQEKAAEAMELFDELCDSGATVISPHIKNIIPMCLTIARNKTLDDELRVRAIGLIGCLARTKTKAIVKHKMVEPIVDVLFELMSSPPDDENDEVYFSGENEDNTPVTCATQTLDLLAIHLKPDKLVPHLLKHVEPGLQSTDICPKKASYLALAVLAEGCAEHIRSKYLESFLTCICQGITDQSPVVRNAALFALGQFSEYLQPEISQYSQQLLPVLFDYLGQMCAHLKQEGREPPSVDRMFYALETFCENINDALLPYLPTLMDRLFETLSGDSPVHIRELAISAIGAVANASKEHMVPYFQRIIAILDVYLTNTHTDETICLQIQSVDTLGALARTIGEETFAPLVGKSLDLGIKLITSTDEPDLRKAVYGLFASIASLTKKEMAPVLPQILEHIFSSIQSSEGIVPHFKDGESSAFPVYEDASDNENDEEEDIEHTDNEDDEDDEDGDVAGYSVANAYIEEKEEAVLALREIAHHTEDAFLPYLEKSFEETFKLINYPQEDIKKASIDALSQFCINFSKINTPEGKQALLKAIGVYIPKLSEIIRLDCEPQVVISGLEALADLLKEIKEDVVAGEGHKDAVMNCVIDVFTGKIECQDQDDGEGEDNEAEQDEFLIECAGDVLSYFGKAIPAEEFAFYFQKVLPHLKERVKDRKSEAQRSFAVGTISECLSGLRHTVGAFVPELLPLFRKRLDDPSPEVRNNAYYGIGELVLHGKESVYSHYNEILQLLSQALQREEHAGPRDNMTGVIARLIISNYSLVDLERVFPAFVQQLPLKQDFEEYQAVFRSILTLYRAGHEVIKPQMQALLKVAISVLHEKKAPTEETKGLITELINSAQQDFPNDWSTVFSELPHELQQILSA; from the exons ATGGAAGAGATCCTCGCGAAATTGCTAGTGGCTGACAATGCTGTTATCCAACAG ggAACTCTGGAATTGAGGGCAGCTCTGGCCAAGCCCGAGAGCACGCCGATGCTGTGCGAATTGATCGTTTCTTCGGGAAACCCTGAG aTAAGACAATACGCAGCTCTACTCCTTCGTAAGAGATACACGAAAGTAAATCACTGGAATAAGCTTCCCGTGGAGATTCGCACGCAGGTAAAATCCATTCTCCTTCAAGGATTGGTAAACGAGCCTCACCGAGGTGTGAAGAATGGAATAGCCCAGTTGATCGGTGTAATTGTCAAGCATGAAATCCCCCACAACACATGGCCGGAGATATTCCAGTTCATCCAGCAGCTAGTAACAAGTGACAACATGTCTGAAAAGGAATTGGGAATGTACACACTGGCAACAATGACAGAGATGGCCCCAGAAGTGTACCTGGCCCATGCAGGCTCGTTGATGACATTGCTGGGGCAGACCTTCAGTGGCCTCCAAGACCTCGGCACCCCCGTAGCTTTCTACATAATCCAAACAATGCTCCATCTGACGCCCCTAGTGGAGAACAATCAGGTGATGGTGAACGCCTATAATCAGATGATTCCAATGGCGATGAGCGCAGTCCAAGCGTTGACAGTGACAAACCAGGAGAAAGCAGCCGAGGCCATGGAGCTATTCGACGAGCTCTGCGACAGTGGAGCAACTGTCATCTCTCCTCACATAAAAAACATCATCCCCATGTGCCTGACAATAGCCagaaataaaactctggaTGACGAGCTTCGCGTGAGGGCCATTGGACTGATTGGCTGTCTAGCCAGGACCAAGACAAAGGCGATAGTCAAGCACAAGATGGTGGAGCCAATAGTGGATGTTCTTTTCGAACTTATGTCGAGTCCCCCTGACGACGAGAACGACGAGGTTTACTTCAGTGGTGAGAACGAGGACAACACACCAGTCACTTGTGCTACTCAGACTCTCGATCTTCTCGCAATTCATCTGAAGCCTGATAAACTAGTTCCTCATCTTCTGAAGCACGTTGAACCAGGCCTCCAGAGCACTGACATCTGCCCGAAGAAGGCGTCGTATCTGGCACTTGCTGTTCTCGCTGAAGGTTGTGCAGAGCACATCAGGTCCAAGTATCTCGAGTCCTTCTTGACGTGCATTTGCCAAGGGATCACGGATCAGTCACCAGTAGTGCGAAATGCTGCACTTTTTGCTCTCGGACAGTTCTCGGAGTATCTTCAGCCGGAGATCAGCCAATATTCCCAGCAACTGCTGCCCGTTCTCTTTGATTATCTTGGACAGATGTGCGCACATTTGAAGCAGGAGGGACGTGAGCCACCTTCGGTGGACAGAATGTTCTATGCACTTGAAACTTTCTGTGAGAATATCAATGATGCTCTTCTACCGTATCTTCCGACTCTGATGGATAGATTGTTCGAGACATTGAGTGGTGATTCGCCTGTTCATATCAGGGAATTGGCTATCAGTGCTATTGGAGCTGTTGCCAATGCCAGCAAGGAGCACATGGTGccatattttcaacgaattataGCCATTCTGGATGTTTATTTGACGAACACCCATACTGATGAGACAATATGTCTTCAGATCCAGTCAGTCGACACTCTAGGAGCTCTGGCCCGAACAATTGGCGAAGAGACCTTCGCCCCCTTAGTAGGAAAATCCCTGGACCttggaataaaattaataaccaGCACAGACGAGCCAGACTTGCGAAAAGCAGTATACGGTCTCTTCGCCTCAATAGCTTCCCTCACTAAGAAAGAAATGGCTCCAGTTCTTCCCCAGATTCTGGAGCACATATTCAGCAGCATCCAGAGCTCTGAGGGTATTGTACCTCACTTCAAAGACGGTGAGAGCAGTGCATTCCCCGTGTACGAGGACGCAAGTGACAATGAGAATGATGAGGAGGAAGACATTGAGCACACAGACAACGAGGACGACGAGGATGATGAGGACGGTGACGTGGCTGGTTATAGCGTGGCAAATGCCTACATAGAGGAGAAGGAAGAGGCAGTTCTGGCACTGAGAGAGATCGCCCATCACACTGAGGACGCATTTCTCCCGTACCTCGAGAAATCCTTCGAGGAGACCTTCAAACTCATCAATTATCCACAGGAGGATATAAAGAAAGCATCGATAGACGCTCTTTCCCAGTTCTGCATAAACTTTTCAAAGATAAACACACCGGAGGGTAAGCAAGCACTGTTGAAAGCAATTGGGGTTTACATTCCCAAACTCTCTGAGATAATTCGACTAGACTGCGAGCCACAAGTGGTGATAAGTGGTTTAGAGGCATTAGCCGATCTTTTGAAAGAGATTAAAGAGGATGTTGTTGCTGGGGAGGGTCACAAAGACGCAGTTATGAACTGTGTTATCGACGTATTTACTGGAAAAATCGAGTGTCAGGATCAGGACGATGGGGAGGGAGAGGACAATGAGGCAGAGCAAGACGAATTTCTCATTGAATGCGCTGGAGATGTCCTGTCGTACTTCGGAAAGGCCATTCCTGCCGAGGAATTTGCATTCTACTTTCAGAAAGTACTGCCCCACCTCAAGGAGAGGGTTAAAGACAGAAAGTCCGAGGCACAGAGGTCATTCGCTGTGGGAACGATATCAGAGTGTCTCTCCGGGTTGAGGCACACGGTCGGTGCTTTTGTACCGGAGCTTTTGCCACTTTTCAGAAAGAGGCTTGACGATCCCAGTCCTGAAGTCAGGAATAATGCGTATTATGGCATTGGGGAATTGGTGCTTCATGGCAAAGAGAGTGTCTACTCTCATTATAATGAGATTCTTCAGCTGCTCTCGCAGGCTTTACAGAGGGAGGAACATGCTGGACCCAGAGATAATATGACTGGAGTCATTGCCAGGCTCATTATCAGTAATTATTCGCTTGTGGATTTGGAGAGGGTATTCCCAGCTTTTGTTCAACAACTCCCTCTCAAACAGGATTTCGAGGAGTATCAAGCGGTTTTCAGGAGCATTTTGACTCTCTACAGAGCTGGGCATGAAGTTATTAAACCCCAAATGCAAGCACTTCTCAAGGTTGCTATCAGTGTGCTGCATGAGAAGAAAGCACCTACTGAAg AAACAAAAGGATTAATAACAGAATTGATAAACTCAGCCCAACAAGATTTTCCCAACGACTGGAGCACAGTATTCAGCGAACTCCCTCACGAACTCCAACAAATTCTTTCAgcgtga
- the LOC135167217 gene encoding forkhead box protein F2-like, protein MYDNYLNPKMKSDLESSSLHLHDHLTTSSSAHPLVSRTPSSVISSLSQSDTLMTSAPEAPRKPGARRQEKPPYSYIALIVMAIQSSPDKRLTLSEIYTFLQQRFPFFRGSYQGWKNSVRHNLSLNECFIKLPKGLGRPGKGHYWTIDPASEYMFEEGSFRRRPRGFRRKCQALKPQYSQYFPGGAPVGVGGVQPPCYDNIPATGVDYSNGYQNQYQNYQEYATMYGAAAGTVPEWSSYPETAYKPPPPPIAEVTYKTTEVTYKTGEASLYRNGEIAFKNEPYVRSQDQLTYRPTEGFLNKEQVQEGVGYKTESDNEALMSCNYKCTTSGQQQLPQHPQDYYVGYGLGGNCGNINVAAMRSLQAHTGGSSSVGNISSPYSECPTPATDHGLRIQSCNSSSNSSGGALVERKSSYLGHTPSSVYFI, encoded by the exons ATGTACGACAACTACCTGAACCCCAAGATGAAGAGTGACCTGGAGTCATCGTCTCTCCACCTGCACGACCACCTGACAACATCCTCAAGTGCTCATCCCCTGGTGTCAAGAACCCCCTCAAGTGTTATTTCATCCCTATCCCAGAGTGATACCCTGATGACAAGTGCCCCGGAGGCACCACGAAAGCCAGGTGCACGTCGCCAGGAAAAGCCCCCCTACTCCTACATAGCCCTGATAGTAATGGCGATTCAATCGAGCCCAGATAAACGTCTGACCCTCTCCGAGATATACACATTTCTCCAGCAACGATTTCCCTTCTTCCGAGGGTCCTACCAGGGCTGGAAGAACTCAGTGCGTCACAATCTGAGCCTCAACGAGTGCTTCATAAAGCTACCAAAGGGCCTGGGAAGGCCAGGAAAGGGCCACTACTGGACAATTGATCCAGCGAGTGAGTACATGTTCGAGGAGGGTAGCTTTCGCCGAAGGCCCAGGGGCTTCCGGAGAAAATGTCAAGCACTGAAGCCCCAGTACTCCCAGTACTTTCCCGGTGGTGCACCAGTGGGTGTCGGAGGGGTACAGCCTCCCTGCTACGACAATATACCGGCTACCGGTGTTGATTATTCAAATGGATATCAAAATCagtatcaaaattatcaagagTATGCTACGATGTACGGTGCTGCTGCTGGAACTGTTCCAGAATGGAGTTCCTATCCTGAAACTGCGTACaaacccccacccccaccaaTTGCCGAGGTGACGTACAAGACGACTGAGGTCACGTACAAAACTGGTGAGGCTTCGTTGTACAGAAATGGAGAGATTGCGTTTAAAAATGAGCCATACGTCAGGAGTCAGGATCAGCTTACCTACAGACCCACCGAGGGATTTTTGAACAAAGAGCAGGTACAGGAGGGGGTGGGATACAAAACCGAGAGTGATAACGAGGCCCTCATGAGCTGTAATTACAAGTGTACGACCAGTGGACAACAGCAATTACCACAACATCCTCAGGATTATTATGTTGGATATGGGCTTGGGGGTAATTGTGGTAATATCAATGTCGCTGCTATGAGGAGTCTTCAAGCACACACCGGGGGTAGTAGTtcagttggaaatatcagctcACCCTACAGTGAATGCCCTACGCCCGCTACTGATCATG GGCTGAGAATTCAGAGCTGCAATTCAAGTTCGAATAGTTCAGGTGGTGCCTTAGTGGAGCGAAAATCCTCGTACCTCGGACACACGCCAAGTTCTGTGTATTTCATCTAA